A stretch of DNA from Hippoglossus stenolepis isolate QCI-W04-F060 chromosome 16, HSTE1.2, whole genome shotgun sequence:
cactcctcctcctcctactactactactactaacacTACCACTACCATTTCTGTTCGACTGAAGTATTTAAATGACACGGAGGAGTTGGCTGTTGTGGAACCACAGGATACAGTGGGAGTActgaaaaggtaaaaacaacCTCAAACATCCACAGATAAATTTCAAACATAAATCTTTAATATGTCATTCAACAGCTCCTCCTTCTCACCTATTCTCTTCCCCAGTAAATACTTCTCAGGTCGGGAGCATCAAACAAAACTGATCTACCAAGGCCAGTTGCTGCAGGACCCCAAGAAGACTTTGTTGTCCCTAAACATTACCCACAACAGCGTGATCCACTGCCACATCTCCCAGGTTCTGCTCGAGGCTGATCCAGAGGAGGGGGACGAGTCCGGGGCGGCAGCCGGAGTCTCGTCCGGAGTCTCTGGGGGATTCAGAGCCGCGGGCGTGGCCATCAGCACCAGCAGCCTGGTGGTGCCCGTGTTCGTGGTGATACTGGCCGTGGTGTGGTACTTCCGCATCAACTACAGGCAGTTCTTCACTGCCCCTGCGACCATCTCCCTCGTGGGAGTCACTGTGTTCTTCAGCTTTCTGATCTTTGGGATGCACAGCCGCTAAAACGGCAGAGAGGGAACTGAATGTTttgaggtaaaaataaaaatgaaatataaaacccCGCAGCAAGTGGGCGAGTATCTGGAGAGATGGGCTAATCATAAAAAGGGGCCTTGGTGCAGAAACCACAGCTGAGGAGTGCGAGTGTATGTGTGGGTGGTTGGGTTAGCCTGTTTGTGCACGTaccaggataaaaaaaaaagatgagtgaTTGTACAATACATGTGGGTAAATACTAATCTGCAGTGAGTGAAGTTCTGTGTAAACTGAACCATAATTTAGCTTCTCTTCAGACACGACGTAGTGGTTCACACCACGTTTTAATCCTCCGGCTTTCTCTCGTCTGCTCTTTTACTGTCGTTAGTccagtttctgtgttttaagaagaaaaaagatgcAAGAATCCCAAGTCTTATGGAACCACTCactgtttgtgctgtgtgtgccaGTTTGACTCTTTACCATGATTTAGAGTTTATGTGAATGATTTAAAGCTCCGCACAGCTCCGCCTCGACGCTGTGCCGATGACCTCGAATATTTTTTGTTGCTCAATAATGTAGAAAGAGGCTAATTTAAATAATCTCTAGACTTTAAAATAGACACTTTTTGAGAAGATATTGtaaatatattgtgtattttctgtaaataacataaaaaaagatgaaatgaatcAGATGAACCTGCATCTGGCACTTAAAAGATTTGGAGTGGGATGTTAAACCCTCCTGATTATGCTGGATTGCTCTGGCTTCAGTGATGTCTCAGATTAAAGCTTTTCAAACCATCCTGGTTTCTAGTGTTTATTGATCTGATGAACTGAGTCTGTGTGcgatctgcatttatttatacaaacaaCAGTATGCACggcagcagagagaaatcacCCACGAATCATCACATTATGTTCAGATACAACAGtc
This window harbors:
- the tmub2 gene encoding transmembrane and ubiquitin-like domain-containing protein 2, coding for MAVCALTMLDGMEGEVTAAGGVLLLVLALVVAWLSTHVADRGDHILGTILTVGAHASLIGLGTHDSYSAGSPGADAPEQQAPPPSQENKSDDGESGAERGEGEGAEGVRADLLLDIQCKPPQAGGHTSDEEEEDDAYEEEDEDELEEENKRVMKSISVLTSTISLATTATPPPPTTTTTNTTTTISVRLKYLNDTEELAVVEPQDTVGVLKSKYFSGREHQTKLIYQGQLLQDPKKTLLSLNITHNSVIHCHISQVLLEADPEEGDESGAAAGVSSGVSGGFRAAGVAISTSSLVVPVFVVILAVVWYFRINYRQFFTAPATISLVGVTVFFSFLIFGMHSR